The following coding sequences are from one Epinephelus fuscoguttatus linkage group LG7, E.fuscoguttatus.final_Chr_v1 window:
- the asb8 gene encoding ankyrin repeat and SOCS box protein 8 codes for MSSTMWYIMQSIQSKYSLSERLIRTIAAIRSFPHDNVEDLIRKGADVNRMHGTLKPLHCACMVADADCVELLLEKGAEVNALDGYNRTALHYAAEKDESCVELLLEYGAQPNALDGNKDTPLHWAAFKDNPECVRALLESGACPNARDYNNDTPLSWAAMKGNLESVKVLLDYGAQVHVTNLKGQTPISRLVALLARGLGTEQEEECLELLCRAAGRFEIRRADGTPPRELSKDPQLLARLTNMVAHAPTLRSLARCAVRQSLGVQFLPTAVKELPLPETIKDYLLLRD; via the exons ATGAGCTCTACTATGTGGTACATCATGCAAAGCATTCAAAGTAAATACTCTTTGTCTGAGCGGCTCATCCGCACCATTGCTGCCATCCGCTCATTCCCACATGACAATGTGGAGGATCTCATTCGTAAG GGAGCTGATGTGAACCGGATGCATGGCACACTTAAGCCCCTGCACTGCGCCTGTATGGTCGCTGATGCTGACtgtgtggagctgctgctggagaagGGTGCAGAG GTGAATGCTTTGGATGGATATAACCGCACAGCACTGCACTATGCAGCTGAGAAGGACGAGAGCTGTGTGGAGCTGCTGTTGGAGTATGGGGCCCAGCCAAATGCCCTGGACGGCAACAAGGACACTCCACTTCACTGGGCCGCCTTTAAAGATAACCCAGAGTGTGTGAGGGCCTTGCTGGAGAGCGGGGCCTGTCCTAATGCCCGGGACTACAACAATGACACGCCCTTGAGCTGGGCAGCAATGAAGGGTAACCTAGagagtgtaaaagtgcttttgGACTACGGAGCCCAGGTTCATGTGACAAACCTGAAGGGCCAGACCCCTATCTCTCGACTGGTGGCCCTGTTGGCCCGGGGCCTGGGTACTGAACAGGAGGAGGAGTGCTTGGAGCTGCTGTGCCGGGCAGCAGGGCGGTTTGAAATCCGACGGGCTGATGGCACCCCTCCCAGGGAGCTGAGTAAGGATCCTCAGCTGCTGGCTAGGCTGACCAACATGGTGGCTCATGCACCCACGCTCCGCTCTCTTGCACGCTGTGCTGTCCGGCAGAGTCTTGGTGTTCAGTTCCTCCCCACGGCTGTTAAAGAGCTTCCTCTACCAGAGACTATCAAAGACTATTTGCTGCTGAGAGACTGA